A stretch of the Lactuca sativa cultivar Salinas chromosome 9, Lsat_Salinas_v11, whole genome shotgun sequence genome encodes the following:
- the LOC111882741 gene encoding probable protein S-acyltransferase 16 translates to MASGGKLSPHVIVVSLAIVYIYFSTVFVFVDQWFGLRSSPGIMNTVVFTAVAIMCIRNYVVAMFTDPGRVPPSFAPDIEDSEHPIHEIKRKGGDLRYCKKCSSYKPPRSHHCRICKRCVLRMDHHCVWMNNCVGHANYKVFFVFVVYAVLACLYSMILLLGSLTVDTQKDGQQPEGSYRTVYIISGMLLIALTMALGVFLGWHIHLTLQNKTTIEYYEGVRAMLLAEQGGNVYSHPYDLGVYENLTTVLGPNILCWVCPVSNYIGSGLRFRTAYDHPHGVFKTTTTTSTSSSSSS, encoded by the exons ATGGCGAGTGGCGGCAAGCTCTCGCCGCACGTGATTGTCGTCTCACTTGCCATCGTTTACATATACTTTTCGACTGTCTTCGTTTTTGTAGACCAATGGTTTGGGCTCCGTTCGTCTCCAGGAATCATGAACACCGTCGTTTTCACCGCGGTTGCGATTATGTGTATCCGTAACTACGTCGTCGCCATGTTCACGGATCCTGGTCGGGTCCCACCTTCATTTGCGCCCGACATTGAGGACTCGGAGCACCCGATTCATGAGATCAAACGAAAG GGGGGTGACTTGAGATACTGCAAGAAATGTTCATCATACAAGCCACCTCGTTCCCATCATTGTCGTATATGTAAACGTTGTGTCTTAAGAATG GATCACCATTGTGTTTGGATGAACAACTGTGTGGGCCACGCCAACTATAAGGTGTTCTTTGTGTTTGTTGTATATGCTGTCCTCGCATGCCTATACTCTATG ATTTTGCTTTTAGGTAGTTTAACTGTTGATACACAAAAAGATGGACAGCAACCCGAAGGATCTTATAGAACTGTATAT ATCATATCCGGGATGTTGCTAATTGCACTTACCATGGCTTTAGGTGTCTTTTTGGGGTGGCATATCCATCTTACATTACAAAACAAAACCACAatagag TATTACGAAGGCGTGAGGGCAATGTTGCTAGCTGAACAAGGCGGAAATGTGTACTCTCATCCGTATGATCTTGGGGTCTATGAAAATCTAACTACA gtattggGTCCCAACATTCTTTGTTGGGTTTGTCCTGTATCAAACTACATAGGATCAGGTCTACGTTTCAGAACTGCATATGATCATCCACATGGCGTATTCAAAACAACAACTACAActtcaacttcttcttcttcttcttcataa
- the LOC111882705 gene encoding uncharacterized protein LOC111882705 → MTEVRADGGSAATAATGGSPTVKSIFIHPIKSCKAISVSQAPLSPTGFVWDRHWVVINSKGRACTQRVEPKLALVQVEMPMEAFSLGWEPKKTSYLVVRGPGMTTELKISLTKPSLRSDGISVWEWCGSALDEGDEAAKWFTEYLGKPSRLVRFNEETETRPVDPLFAPGFNVKFTDAFPILLASQASLDAVNEQLKEPVSINRFRPNIYVDGCESFAEDLWKHIKINGLTFTGVMLCPRCKVPTINQEDATEGSEPTVTMMKFRSAKVLEVNPTKYKGRVYLGQMMVCENIDNNWRKVINVGDVIHVEEAFASYADVAV, encoded by the exons atgacgGAAGTGAGAGCAGACGGAGGCTCAGCCGCAACAGCTGCTACCGGAGGATCACCGACGGTAAAATCGATCTTCATTCATCCAATTAAATCATGCAAGGCCATTTCCGTTTCACAAGCACCTCTTTCTCCCACCG GGTTTGTGTGGGATCGTCATTGGGTAGTTATAAACTCAAAAGGCAGAGCGTGCACTCAAAGGGTTGAACCAAAGCTTGCTCTAGTTCAAGTGGAGATGCCCATGGAAGCCTTCTCTTTGGGTTGGGAGCCCAAAAAAACTTCTTATTTGG TGGTACGTGGGCCCGGTATGACTACCGAGCTCAAGATCTCATTGACCAAACCATCATTACGGTCAGACGGGATTTCGGTCTGGGAGTGGTGCGGGTCAGCCTTGGATGAAGGAGACGAGGCTGCAAAATGGTTCACTGAATATCTTGGAAAACCTAGCCGATTGGTGCGCTTTAATGAAG AGACCGAAACTAGACCAGTTGACCCTTTATTTGCTCCTGGATTCAATGTTAAATTTACAGATGCTTTCCCCATCCTTTTAGCATCCCAG GCCTCTTTGGATGCTGTGAATGAACAGTTAAAGGAACCCGTTAGCATAAACCGGTTTAGGCCCAA CATCTATGTAGATGGTTGTGAATCGTTTGCTGAGGACCTCTGGAAACATATCAAAATAAACGGGTTAACTTTTACAGGCGTCATGCTTTGCCCACGTTGTAAG GTGCCTACAATCAATCAAGAGGACGCGACTGAAGGGAGTGAACCAACTGTAACCATGATGAAGTTCCGATCGGCCAAAGTCTTGGAAGTGAACCCCACAAAATACAAGGGCAGG GTTTACCTTGGGCAAATGATGGTGTGTGAGAATATTGATAACAATTGGAGAAAGGTTATCAATGTTGGAGATGTTATTCATGTGGAAGAGGCATTTGCATCGTATGCAGATGTTGCagtttaa
- the LOC111882704 gene encoding putative receptor protein kinase ZmPK1 — protein sequence MTKRVFLLLFCCLMRSSVSKNTIQDHLYRGSFLSVDDDSHFITSPDNTFTCGFYGFQTNAYWFAIWFTNSKERTVVWTANSNKPVNGHGSKLTLETNGAMVLTDVDGTFVWETNPTSTDVDRVVLLNTGNLVLMNNKDQILWQSFDYPTDTLLPSQSLTRSKSLISAFSKESFQPGYFSLSYGSNNVLTMFYDGPEISSVYWPSPDPSLNVWAYGRTPFNNTRYAFFNDLGVFNSSDGLQFNSSDMGFGIRRRLTMDYDGNLRFYSLNESTGLWSISWQAISQSCNIHGICGRNGVCVYGDKPECSCPPHYEWSDPNDLGKGCKPTFNNTCGKSATFGFVPMQHTDYYGFDLNFSSRISFESCRDICLGDCRCEAFGYRLTGEGTCYVKSDLFNGYQYPNFPATMYFKVPIGMEAPESASILNGSKAICTDVPVMVGSPSMYKSPAGKVKWVYLYSFAIAFGLVEALVILLGWWIFYGNNALVNNLEEGYRMVSSQFRGFSYRELLKATRNFKEEIGRGGSGVVYKGILEDERVVAVKRLGDVSEEGGEFWTEVSTIGKINHMNLVRMWGFCSQRKHKLLVYEFVENQSLDKRLFSSSFLQWKERFKVAIGVAKGLAYLHHECLEWVIHCDVKPENILLDESFEPKIADFGLAKLTQRGGQGSEFTRIRGTKGYMAPEWASNLPITAKVDVYSYGVLVLEMTRGSRLSNIVVQEGEEEEEETELMKFVRVMKTKLQGEEMDLWVEEMIDSRLGGLFSRKQAVKLVEIGVSCVEEDRNKRPTMDSVVQVLIDCEPE from the coding sequence ATGACGAAAAGAGTCTTTCTCCTCCTCTTCTGTTGCTTAATGAGATCTTCCGTATCAAAGAACACAATTCAGGATCATCTTTATAGAGGCTCGTTTCTCTCCGTAGATGATGATTCACACTTCATAACCTCCCCTGACAACACTTTTACCTGCGGCTTCTATGGCTTTCAAACCAATGCTTACTGGTTTGCAATCTGGTTTACAAACTCCAAAGAACGTACTGTGGTTTGGACTGCAAACAGCAACAAACCTGTCAATGGCCATGGCTCAAAGTTAACACTTGAGACAAATGGTGCCATGGTTTTGACTGATGTGGATGGCACGTTTGTGTGGGAGACAAACCCAACGTCCACGGATGTAGATAGAGTAGTGCTGCTTAATACAGGTAATCTAGTACTCATGAACAACAAAGATCAGATTCTTTGGCAAAGCTTTGACTATCCAACTGATACTCTGTTGCCTTCTCAATCATTAACAAGGAGCAAAAGCTTGATATCTGCTTTCAGTAAAGAAAGTTTTCAACCTGGGTATTTTAGTTTGAGCTATGGTAGTAATAACGTTTTAACAATGTTTTACGATGGCCCAGAAATATCAAGTGTCTACTGGCCTAGTCCTGATCCAAGTCTTAATGTTTGGGCCTATGGAAGAACCCCTTTTAACAATACCAGATACGCATTCTTTAATGATCTCGGTGTGTTTAACTCAAGCGATGGGTTGCAATTTAATTCTTCAGATATGGGTTTTGGGATCAGAAGGAGGCTCACCATGGACTATGATGGTAATCTCAGATTTTATAGCTTGAATGAGTCAACAGGATTATGGTCGATCTCGTGGCAAGCTATATCACAATCATGTAATATTCATGGAATCTGTGGGAGAAACGGGGTTTGTGTTTATGGAGACAAACCTGAATGTTCATGTCCACCTCACTATGAGTGGAGTGACCCTAATGATTTAGGTAAAGGTTGTAAGCCTACTTTCAACAATACATGTGGAAAGTCAGCAACGTTTGGATTTGTGCCGATGCAGCATACTGATTACTATGGCTTTGATCTAAATTTCTCATCACGCATTTCGTTTGAATCATGTAGAGACATCTGCTTGGGTGATTGTCGTTGTGAAGCATTTGGTTACAGGCTAACAGGTGAAGGTACTTGCTATGTAAAAAGCGACCTTTTTAATGGATACCAGTATCCTAATTTCCCAGCAACCATGTACTTCAAAGTACCAATTGGCATGGAAGCTCCCGAATCTGCCTCAATCCTTAATGGTTCAAAGGCCATATGTACAGATGTCCCAGTCATGGTGGGTTCTCCATCTATGTATAAATCACCTGCTGGAAAGGTGAAATGGGTTTATCTTTACTCGTTTGCTATAGCTTTTGGTTTAGTTGAAGCTTTGGTCATCTTATTGGGCTGGTGGATATTTTATGGAAACAACGCATTGGTAAACAACCTAGAAGAAGGGTATCGTATGGtatctagtcaatttagagggTTTAGTTATAGAGAGCTGTTGAAGGCGACACGGAACTTTAAGGAGGAGATAGGCCGAGGAGGATCAGGAGTTGTGTATAAAGGGATTCTGGAAGACGAAAGGGTGGTGGCTGTGAAAAGACTGGGTGATGTGAGCGAAGAAGGTGGAGAGTTTTGGACAGAAGTCAGCACCATTGGTAAAATCAATCACATGAATCTAGTGAGGATGTGGGGATTCTGCTCTCAGAGAAAACACAAACTTCTAGTTTATGAGTTTGTAGAAAATCAATCTCTTGACAAAAGATTGTTCTCCTCGAGTTTTCTTCAATGGAAAGAAAGGTTCAAAGTTGCCATAGGCGTAGCAAAAGGTTTAGCTTATTTACACCATGAGTGCCTAGAATGGGTGATTCATTGTGATGTTAAGCCAGAAAACATTCTTTTAGATGAGTCGTTCGAACCAAAGATTGCAGATTTTGGTCTGGCAAAGTTGACTCAGAGAGGTGGTCAAGGCTCGGAGTTTACCAGGATCAGAGGGACAAAAGGATATATGGCTCCAGAATGGGCTAGCAACCTTCCTATCACAGCAAAAGTTGATGTCTACAGCTATGGGGTTTTGGTTTTAGAAATGACAAGGGGAAGTCGACTTTCTAATATTGTTGTTCAGGAAGgggaagaggaagaggaagaaacGGAGCTTATGAAGTTTGTAAGGGTCATGAAAACGAAGCTTCAAGGAGAAGAAATGGATCTGTGGGTTGAAGAGATGATTGATTCGAGGTTGGGAGGGTTGTTTAGTAGGAAGCAAGCTGTAAAACTTGTTGAGATTGGTGTAAGTTGTGTGGAGGAAGACAGGAATAAAAGGCCTACAATGGATTCAGTAGTCCAAGTTCTAATTGATTGCGAGCCTGAGTAG
- the LOC111882714 gene encoding amino acid transporter AVT1E: protein MTGMKIDEEFVPDRRIEVETDDEENEAEIHCDGEDNDDDETGSDSELIYAETNSGFITASQSQNCSIDPWPQTYRQSMDMYTMPLQSMGTLKGASELNLNLPIKRSFGPTDDQSTLHKPLITETSLDKDQVPISTLPIKFSRISALRIPSLHDLPPPVEQCSFSQSVLNAINVLCGIGLLSMPYAFKEGGWLCLLLLLLGGGISCYTGILIKLCLERYDGLQSYPDIGQAAFGFVGRICIAMVLYMELFSSCVEYLIMMNDNLSSLFPLAQLDIGGIHLDSHYLCAIISTLVILPTVWLRNLSLLSYISAFGVVTLATVILCLLWLGVVDGIEYQPSGTALEVGNLPVAVGLIGFCYGSHSVLPNIYTSMKDPSRFPSAMLISFSIGFVLYTAVGVFGYLMFGDNIKSQFTLNMPPHYLTSKIAAWTVVVTPVTKFALTLTPIAFGIEELLPPSQQSSYAVSIIIRTALMFFTLLVALTVPYFGVVMALTGSVLMMLVSVIFPCACYLRLLRGQTTTFEITVCSLMILAGLISAIVGTYSSLSSIPG from the exons ATGACAGGGATGAAAATCGACGAAGAATTTGTGCCTGATAGGCGCATTGAGGTTGAAACAGATGATGAAGAAAACGAAGCGGAAATACATTGCGATGGCGAGGATAACGACGATGATGAAACCGGATCCGACAGTGAATTAATCTACGCTGAAACCAATTCCGGCTTCATCACCGCTTCTCAATCTCAAAACTGTTCCATTGATCCGTGGCCTCAAACTTACAG GCAATCAATGGACATGTACACAATGCCCCTTCAGTCTATGGGTACTTTAAAAGGCGCATCAGAGTTGAATCTAAATCTACCTATAAAGAGATCATTTGGTCCTACAGATGATCAATCCACCTTGCACAAGCCCCTCATTACTGAAACAAGCTTGGACAAAGATCAAGTTCCTATCTCAACACTCCCTATAAAGTTCTCTCGAATATCAGCCTTAAGAATCCCTAGCCTCCATGATTTACCACCTCCTGTAGAGCAGTGCTCATTTTCTCAATCTGTTCTTAATG caataaatgtcctatgTGGTATAGGACTCCTATCAATGCCTTATGCATTTAAAGAAGGAGGATGGTTGTGTCTTCTACTTCTATTACTTGGTGGTGGTATTTCTTGCTATACAGGAATATTGATAAAACTGTGTTTAGAAAGATATGATGGGCTCCAATCTTACCCTGATATTGGACAAGCTGCATTTGGTTTTGTTGGCCGCATATGTATAGCT ATGGTTTTGTACATGGAATTGTTT TCTTCTTGTGTGGAATATTTGATAATGATGAATGACAATTTATCATCACTTTTTCCACTTGCTCAATTGGATATTGGTGGCATACATCTTGATTCTCATTACTTATGTGCCATTATATCCACCCTTGTCATCCTTCCAACAGTTTGGCTGAGAAACCTCAGTTTACTCTCCTATATTTCAG CTTTTGGAGTTGTAACATTGGCAACTGTGATTCTATGCTTACTATGGCTAGGGGTAGTTGATGGAATTGAATATCAACCGAGTGGAACTGCATTAGAAGTTGGAAACTTGCCTGTAGCAGTTGGACTTATTGGTTTTTGCTATGGTAGCCATTCTGTTCTTCCAAATATCTACACTTCCAtgaaagatccttctagatttcCATCTGCTATGCTTATCAG CTTTTCTATAGGTTTCGTTTTGTACACTGCAGTAGGAGTATTTGGATACTTGATGTTTGGGGACAACATTAAATCTCAATTCACTTTAAACATGCCACCTCATTATCTTACCTCCAAGATTGCAGCATGGACAGTG GTTGTTACCCCTGTTACAAAATTTGCATTAACGCTTACACCAATAGCATTTGGTATTGAAGAACTTTTGCCTCCATCTCAACAAAGTTCTTATGCTGTCTCCATAATCATCAGAACAGCTTTGATGTTCTTCACCCTACTTGTAGCTTTAACAGTTCCATATTTTG GAGTTGTAATGGCCTTGACCGGATCAGTACTCATGATGCTTGTA TCTGTAATCTTTCCGTGTGCTTGCTACTTGCGTTTACTCCGTGGTCAAACCACAACATTTGAG atTACAGTATGTTCTTTAATGATTCTTGCTGGATTGATAAGTGCTATTGTAGGCACATATTCATCACTTTCAAGTATTCCTGGTTAG